The following proteins come from a genomic window of Macaca fascicularis isolate 582-1 chromosome 8, T2T-MFA8v1.1:
- the MRPL15 gene encoding large ribosomal subunit protein uL15m isoform X2: MAGPLHGGRARALDLLRDLPRVSLANLKPNPGSKKPERRPRGRRRGRKCGRGHKGERQRGTRPRLGFEGGQTPFYIRIPKYGFNEGHSFRRQYKPLSLNRLQYLIDLGRVDPTQPIDLTQLVNGRGVSIQPLKRDYGVQLVEETLYANLFHSFFVDNPFQKECFHQKNWCHITLMQRIVGTWRILPNFLKHDLNLPGSMVISYLISLKMNSSKCSVLGRIQDRFSLVLLQDGW, translated from the exons ATGGCCGGTCCTTTGCACGGCGGTCGGGCCCGGGCCCTGGACCTACTCCGGGACCTGCCGCGTGTGAGCCTGGCCAACTTAAAGCCGAATCCCGGCTCCAAGAAACCG GAGAGACGACCAAGAGGTCGGAGAAGAGGTAGAAAATGTGGCAGAGGCCATAAAGGAGAAAGGCAAAGAGGAACCCGGCCCCGCTTGGGCTTTGAGGGAGGCCAGACTCCATTTTACATCCGAATCCCAAAATACGGGTTTAACGAAGGACATAG TTTCAGACGCCAGTATAAGCCTTTGAGTCTCAATAGGCTGCAGTATCTGATTGATTTGGGTCGTGTTGATCCTACTCAACCAATTGACTTAACCCAGCTTGTCAATGGGAGAGGTGTGAGCATCCAGCCACTTAAAAGGGATTATGGTGTCCAACTGGTCGAGGAG acATTGTATGCAAACCTGTTCCATTCTTTCTTCGTGGACAACCCATTCCAAAAAGAATGCTTCCACCAGAAGAACTGGTGCCATATTACACTGATGCAAAGAATCGTGGGTACCTGGCGGATCCTGCCAAATTTCCTGAAGCACGACTTGAACTTGCCAGGAAGTATGGTTATATCTTACCTGATATCACTAAAGATGAACTCTTCAAAATGCTCTGTACTAGGAAGGATCCAAGACAGATTTTCTTTGGTCTTGCTCCAGGATGGGTGGTGA
- the MRPL15 gene encoding large ribosomal subunit protein uL15m isoform X1, with protein MAGPLHGGRARALDLLRDLPRVSLANLKPNPGSKKPERRPRGRRRGRKCGRGHKGERQRGTRPRLGFEGGQTPFYIRIPKYGFNEGHSFRRQYKPLSLNRLQYLIDLGRVDPTQPIDLTQLVNGRGVSIQPLKRDYGVQLVEEGADTFKAKVNIEVQLASELAIAAIEKNGGVVTTAFYDPRSLDIVCKPVPFFLRGQPIPKRMLPPEELVPYYTDAKNRGYLADPAKFPEARLELARKYGYILPDITKDELFKMLCTRKDPRQIFFGLAPGWVVNMTDKKILKPTDENLLKYYSS; from the exons ATGGCCGGTCCTTTGCACGGCGGTCGGGCCCGGGCCCTGGACCTACTCCGGGACCTGCCGCGTGTGAGCCTGGCCAACTTAAAGCCGAATCCCGGCTCCAAGAAACCG GAGAGACGACCAAGAGGTCGGAGAAGAGGTAGAAAATGTGGCAGAGGCCATAAAGGAGAAAGGCAAAGAGGAACCCGGCCCCGCTTGGGCTTTGAGGGAGGCCAGACTCCATTTTACATCCGAATCCCAAAATACGGGTTTAACGAAGGACATAG TTTCAGACGCCAGTATAAGCCTTTGAGTCTCAATAGGCTGCAGTATCTGATTGATTTGGGTCGTGTTGATCCTACTCAACCAATTGACTTAACCCAGCTTGTCAATGGGAGAGGTGTGAGCATCCAGCCACTTAAAAGGGATTATGGTGTCCAACTGGTCGAGGAG GGTGCTGACACCTTTAAGGCAAAAGTTAATATTGAAGTACAGTTGGCTTCAGAACTGGCTATTGCTGCCATTGAAAAAAATGGTGGTGTTGTTACAACAGCCTTCTATGATCCAAGAAGTCTGG acATTGTATGCAAACCTGTTCCATTCTTTCTTCGTGGACAACCCATTCCAAAAAGAATGCTTCCACCAGAAGAACTGGTGCCATATTACACTGATGCAAAGAATCGTGGGTACCTGGCGGATCCTGCCAAATTTCCTGAAGCACGACTTGAACTTGCCAGGAAGTATGGTTATATCTTACCTGATATCACTAAAGATGAACTCTTCAAAATGCTCTGTACTAGGAAGGATCCAAGACAGATTTTCTTTGGTCTTGCTCCAGGATGGGTGGTGAATATGACCGATAAGAAAATCCTAAAACCTACAGATGAAAATCTTCTTAAGTATTATAGCTCATGA